Proteins from one Hyperolius riggenbachi isolate aHypRig1 chromosome 4, aHypRig1.pri, whole genome shotgun sequence genomic window:
- the LOC137504849 gene encoding ribosome-binding protein 1-like encodes MTLIKEEGSRPDDFRAKSSDHGAASWDRKRSQEDPGGPYGLCWAGGKAPAFERLGHKAGGSERLGHKAGGSERLGHKAGGSEKQGHKAGGSEKLGHKAGGSEKLGHKAGSSERLGHKAGGSERLGHKAGGSDRLGHKAGSSERLGHKAGSSERLGHKAGGSGRLGHKAGGSERLGHKAGGSGRLGHKAGGSERLGHKAGSSERLGHKAGSSERLGHKAGGSGRLGHKAGGSERLGHKAGGSERLGHKAGGSERLGHKAGGSERLGHKAGSSERLGHKAGGSGRLGHKAGGSEKLGHKAGGSERLGHKAGGSEKLGHKAGGSEKLGHKAGGSGRLGHKAGGSERLGHKAGGSEELGHKAGGSEELGHKAGGSDRLGHKAGAPQAPEFTVSGWDTRLGGSGRLGNKAGSSERLGHKAGGSERLGHKAGGSESLGHKAGGSGRLGHKAGSSERLGHKAGGSERLGHRAGGSGRLGHKAGSSERLGHKAGSSERLGHKAGGSERLGHKSGGSGRLGHKAGSSERLGHKAGGSERLGHKAGGSERPGHKAGGSERPGHKAGGSERLGHRAGGNKRLGHKPGSSERPGHKAGGSDRLGHKAGGSERLGHKAGGSQRLGHKAGSSERLGHKAGGSERPGHKARGGERLGHNAGGSERLDTRLVAVRGWTQGWGQ; translated from the exons atgacgctaattaaggAAGAGGGAAGCAGACCTGATGACTTCAGGGCAAAGTCGTCTGATCATGGAGCCGCCAGCTGGGACcggaagaggagccaggaggaccccGGGGGACCTTACggcctatgctgggctggaggaaaagccccag CTTT TGAGAGGCTGGGACACAAGGCTGGGGGCAGTGAGAGGCTGGGACACAAGGCTGGGGGCAGTGAGAGGCTGGGACACAAGGCTGGGGGCAGTGAGAAGCAGGGACACAAGGCTGGGGGCAGTGAGAAGCTGGGACACAAGGCTGGGGGCAGTGAGAAGCTGGGACACAAGGCTGGGAGCAGTGAGAGGCTGGGACACAAGGCCGGGGGCAGTGAGAGGCTGGGACACAAGGCCGGGGGCAGTGACAGGCTGGGACACAAGGCCGGGAGCAGTGAGAGGCTGGGACACAAGGCTGGGAGCAGTGAGAGGCTGGGACACAAGGCTGGGGGCAGTGGGAGGCTGGGACACAAGGCTGGGGGCAGTGAGAGGCTGGGACACAAGGCTGGGGGCAGTGGGAGGCTGGGACACAAGGCTGGGGGCAGTGAGAGGCTGGGACACAAGGCTGGGAGCAGTGAGAGGCTGGGACACAAGGCTGGGAGCAGTGAGAGGCTGGGACACAAGGCTGGGGGCAGTGGGAGGCTGGGACACAAGGCTGGGGGCAGTGAGAGGCTGGGACACAAGGCTGGGGGCAGTGAGAGGCTGGGACACAAGGCTGGGGGCAGTGAGAGGCTGGGACACAAGGCTGGGGGCAGTGAGAGGCTGGGACACAAGGCTGGGAGCAGTGAGAGGCTGGGACACAAGGCTGGGGGCAGTGGGAGGCTGGGACACAAGGCTGGGGGCAGTGAGAAGCTGGGACACAAGGCTGGGGGCAGTGAGAGGCTGGGACACAAGGCTGGGGGCAGTGAGAAGCTGGGACACAAGGCTGGGGGCAGTGAGAAGCTGGGACACAAGGCTGGGGGCAGTGGGAGGCTGGGACACAAGGCTGGGGGCAGTGAGAGGCTGGGACACAAGGCTGGGGGCAGTGAGGAGCTGGGACACAAGGCTGGGGGCAGTGAGGAGCTGGGACACAAGGCTGGGGGCAGTGACAGGCTGGGACACAAGGCCGGGGCA cctcaggcgcccgaatttactgtttccggctGGGACACAAGGCTGGGTGGCAGTGGGAGGCTGGGAAACAAGGCTGGAAGCAGTGAGAGGCTGGGACACAAGGCTGGGGGCAGTGAGAGGCTGGGACACAAGGCTGGTGGCAGTGAAAGCCTGGGACACAAGGCTGGGGGCAGTGGGAGGCTGGGACACAAGGCTGGGAGCAGTGAGAGGCTGGGACACAAGGCTGGGGGCAGTGAGAGGCTGGGACACAGAGCTGGGGGCAGTGGGAGGCTGGGACACAAGGCTGGGAGCAGTGAGAGGCTGGGACACAAGGCTGGGAGCAGTGAGAGGCTGGGACACAAggctggtggcagtgagaggctgGGACACAAGTCTGGGGGCAGTGGGAGGCTGGGACACAAGGCTGGGAGCAGTGAGAGGCTGGGACACAAggctggtggcagtgagaggcttGGGCACAAGGCTGGGGGCAGTGAGCGGCCGGGACACAAGGCTGGGGGCAGTGAGAGGCCGGGACACAAGGCTGGGGGCAGTGAGAGGCTTGGGCACAGGGCTGGGGGCAATAAGAGGCTGGGGCACAAGCCTGGGAGCAGTGAGAGGCCGGGACACAAGGCTGGGGGCAGTGACAGGCTGGGACACAAGGCTGGGGGCAGTGAGAGGCTTGGGCACAAGGCTGGGGGCAGTCAGAGGCTGGGGCACAAGGCTGGGAGCAGTGAGCGGCTGGGACACAAGGCTGGGGGCAGTGAGAGGCCGGGACACAAGGCTAGGGGTGGTGAGAGGCTGGGACACAATGCTGGGGGCAGTGAGAGGCTGGACACAAggctggtggcagtgagaggctgGACACAAGGCTGGGGGCAGTAA